TAagattaaataaattatctcaACTTCAATAAAATAAGCCAAAGACATTTGAGAAACCAAACAGCCCACGCCAAGGAAGAAGGGACTGCTATATTTTCAAACAGCGAAAACCCCTCCCATGTTTACATTTCCTACCTTATATTGGGCTTAATCGAAGAGACTCCAAAGACTAACAACACAGAATATATGAATAAGTGATCCACGAAAACCCCTCTCGCAAGCAGGCAGAATAATGCTAACAACACAGACAATGTTGGGGTCACCTTTATCGTGGGAGCACATCACTAATCAGGTACTtaacccagaaaaaaaaaaaaaaaaaaaaaaaaaaaaaaaaaaaaaaaaccaactgagagagaggcagagacaaatcaaacacaaacccagaaaaaaatctaactaaaccgatagagagacagagacagagagaccaaaagcatgaaaaaggaaatccaaccaaaccgagaaaaaaaatctaatacaaacccaaaaaaaaaaaagccaatacAGACCTAAGCGAAAATCCAATacaaacccagaaaaaaaaaaccaaccaaaccgagagagagatagagaaagagagattaaCATACCGTATGCTTCGAGAGAGTTGAGAGACAGCGATGAGAGACGGCACGGCTAGAGAGACGGCACGGCTAGGGTTGAGAGAAGACTGAAGTTGAGTGAGGCTTAGCAATCCGTTCGAGCCTTCGAGAGAGttgagaggaaaagaaatgaaagagacCGCAACGGTATCGTTTTCGGCAAAAATAAAACCATGCGGATCCGTAACCCGGTTACGGATTACCGGGTTTTACAACCGGATCCGTAATCGGATCCGTGTTTTATAAATCCGCCCGGGagtaatccgggcggataaccgcccggattCACCCGGATCCGGATTTCCGGACCGGATCCAAAAAAAATCCGGTCCGGATGCACACAGTACTAGCGTAGGATTTgcaaattctaaaattatatttaatattattctcatttaaatagtaatactagatataattttagaatgtgCAACACTCACGcacatcttttaaaaaataagtaaatataaaattaatataaataaaaattttaaaaactttatttgtcatttatttaaatgaataatcatttaaaatatgtcatattatcatatataaataaagatgaTCAAATATAAGATAAGAATGCATTAGTCTAAAGAGAAATGAGGGAAATGcaactaattttaaattatttttatataacattttaataaattattttgcaaaaatatcttatatttaaaatattatattccttctatataattaaaattgtgataaaaatgcttttaagaaatagttataaaaatgattgtacgGGGTTGGTGGGAGAAGGCGACTCAACGGCCAGAAGGCATTTTATCACGATATATCCTCTATTTATCACAAGAAATCGTGAAAAGTCGAGAACGGGACTTTCTGGTCCGTCTCGCAGCGTCCCTAACCAATCGCCCGCTTTCACCTACcctctttcttccttcttcctacttcttcttcttcaacaaaATCCTCGATGTCGAAGCCACACACAATCGCAGCCTCAATTCctcctctctgtctctctcccaGCCAGGTTCCAACCAGAGCTCGAGCCGGACCCCATGGCTTTAGCAGCAAAACCTTATTCTCTTTCTGTCTCCTCCAAACCCAACAACTCCGCAGACTTCTTTCTTCGTGTTCAGAGCCCTCCTAACTCGGTTTCGCTCCGGTACTCTTTTGCTTCCCCGGGTTCAATAGAACTGAATTCGAGTCGGGGAGGGAATTTGGTGCTAAGTGCGAGCCGAGGAGTGAGGTCGGGGAGGATACGCGCGAGTTCGGCTCAGGTTATGGACCAATCGGTGGCTAAAACGGATTCTAGGGCTCCGACCGTTGTAGAAGTTGACTTAGGCAACCGGAGCTACCCGATTTACATCGGATCCGGACTTCTTGATCAACCTCACCTTCTCCAGAGGTACTTAGTTAATCAAATTTTACTGCTTCATTCCACTCATTCTATATTAGTTGTTggctctttttaaatttgatcgATTTGATAACTTTCTTTGATTATCATCGTGTTATATGTCTATGTTTTGCTTTACCTGTcaattactaataaaaaaaaatatctgggtttttacttataaaaaacaatatCTGTGTTTTGCTTTACAACTACAAGTTCATCCAACCAAAACAAggggaaaacaaaaatatttatcgTGATAACCAAGCCAATTGGttaaaataatcatgtgtggAATCACTATGAATTAGGCCGGCTAGTCGCTAATGCGTGCTGAATTTATTACTTTGGTTTTGAGTTATTATTAGGATTTTGATGGACACCAAAGGCTCCTATTCTGAAAATAGGTAGCGTAATAGAATATTTTACACTGCAAAATTTTAGAGTTCTTGAGCATTGAATGCAGAATTTGCTTTCCCCCCATCTTGTAAATGATCAAACGGACCCAACTTgctctaatatttatactaacttgcagcttttattgttttattgatCCATAATCAATTGATTGTTATGTCATAGGCATGTTCATGGGAAGAGAGTTCTTGTGGTCACTAATAACACAGTAGCACCACTCTACCTAGATAAGGTTGTTGAAGCTCTAACTCAGGGAAACCCAAATGTCTCAGTTGAGAGTGTGATTTTACCAGATGGAGAAAAATACAAGCAAATGGTAGGTATTTTGAGGGTTGAAATTGACTTTTTTCATTTGGGGTGTAATGGACATTGCATTAATCGTATAATTGTATGTTTTATCCTATAGGATACACTTATGAAAATCTTTGACAAGGCCATTGAGTCACGATTGGACCGGCGTTGTACTTTTGTTGCCCTTGGGGGTGGCGTGATTGGTGACATGTGTGGATTTGCTGCTGCCGCTTTCCTTCGTGGTGTTAATTTCATTCAGATTCCTACAACAGTGATGGCACAGGTCTGTTGAGTTCCTTTATTTACTTGTTAGCAGCTTTAACGTGTACAGTAATATTTCTAAATTGTTaacttttcattatttattatttttctggttttttcCAGGTGGATTCCTCTGTTGGTGGAAAAACTGGGATAAACCACCGCCTTGGGAAGAACTTGATCGGAGCTTTTTATCAACCTCAATGTGTACTTGTTGACACAGACACATTAAACA
This genomic window from Carya illinoinensis cultivar Pawnee chromosome 7, C.illinoinensisPawnee_v1, whole genome shotgun sequence contains:
- the LOC122315825 gene encoding 3-dehydroquinate synthase, chloroplastic-like, yielding MALAAKPYSLSVSSKPNNSADFFLRVQSPPNSVSLRYSFASPGSIELNSSRGGNLVLSASRGVRSGRIRASSAQVMDQSVAKTDSRAPTVVEVDLGNRSYPIYIGSGLLDQPHLLQRHVHGKRVLVVTNNTVAPLYLDKVVEALTQGNPNVSVESVILPDGEKYKQMDTLMKIFDKAIESRLDRRCTFVALGGGVIGDMCGFAAAAFLRGVNFIQIPTTVMAQVDSSVGGKTGINHRLGKNLIGAFYQPQCVLVDTDTLNTLPDRELASGLAEVIKYGLIRDAEFFEWQENNMQALMARDPSALAYAIRRSCENKAEVVSLDEKESGLRATLNLGHTFGHAIETGFGYGQWLHGEAVAAGMVMAVDMSYRLGWIDDSIVKRVDNILQRAKLPTTPPNTMTVEMFKSVMAVDKKVADGLLRLILLKGPLGNCVFTGDYDRKTLDETLHAFCKS